The Pseudoliparis swirei isolate HS2019 ecotype Mariana Trench chromosome 16, NWPU_hadal_v1, whole genome shotgun sequence genome includes a window with the following:
- the zmp:0000000991 gene encoding mucin-2 isoform X1 → MSTSDAGELERRVGGVGGGGGGGETATPLLGTARAIGRATRTTSAREQQNEKISERFQQKNHDDDHNEETGKQCHSSAIRQEDAHKALILRTYRLKNEEAAHCVESKVQNQKPTGPRFTSCLHLRLSRNADLDKPELRLETNLGPCFHSLTEAQQAETDNHSCQVNGQASPAHTIVKKVSDSTLSERIPFPAKKKEEVIPDVCNELETTRDLSITHSFSNGEFGSHEFNGLFIFPCGPQPTSDARSVEFEEYIKDHTRFETQTDLVELSNPTRTMLSSTVVTVLGSHRNGRLRRNKRPELTGNLEAQGSLQDVTNTPANRAHERFQETGESSLTDGSQVQPRVPFLGTRRNTLGWSTKSGPASFNYESKRKMIHSVSLDVSFGRMNNKNMYGGAVSPVTTAAPPLSPPFLEPNEQRRNPHTDHQGGSLSSKPTTSSMLLSLRRINSNGKKTNAASPILEKKKVPPSSSPHDQDGKLFTTHLSQNFLNNNNGQERSKPLVSSSSLSYRTTDTRPCFFSALPTSEETPFSQQAQTMSKTESSLSCFKNANAIRGPTERRDNCKGLDNTTNLLSESSASSTRHSLLNTHSLSRRTALTATSFWKQVTQEGSSPLTVNNITNLKEKSNTSLVPPCNDNRDLASPSQTNTNRCRSQIPNNGDNNTTTDSVCKGNMNLVMKKQGGTEDSRDHRSESLVKQQYGSNLNNSEPQKPHHLADVLSRSKMNRAKEPTMPSHPPKDLSRHDVNTSSFTPNITELLPTWLNTKSSNTPTESSSMYNNDYCTSKTNSTPASSHKDSQKFTKPPLSLATTNTLNSQALTSKTISGLPLTTNTNTTSSSHSNPVELQTKLCTSRYTDSSSQTPKFTNTAHAPLFGFERSFASVHKPFLTSPTVTHAIVSSPTTIPVSSISTPPATPIIISSNDSVTSSKERKTFSNSPESDPNKLHCVEGKRVRRVTWEDSVDLKHSEPVTGEKPEIFQVPTSSSSPQGGTAPSIFSLRRSSSPTTNASHLCSASPKTSSLQVEKGEKYRSLSSDSAYLASREQTPSGTMIFDQRRRDVTTTRHERTLSAESATLQGHSSAPLSLPSDFSSGYKLRYSSPPYSTLVSTRSTQGETKTILPRSPLFQQSQSNYTPHLSICTDSVGAMTLPTAKPPLLPISFPLPLSLPFQIKTTTKRNAKFGVSETDQVNNDHSKSNSRDCQNCPVLLVDNRLHEAHDSFSKCLTETLVYSIASKVDTATAAPRTTTPKHLRHTAHTQAPVETKLSQQSHRMQSEVAAREPHRHSDLSSSGSSSSSNGRMKENVLCKGRLFSVESNNEQSPKKSRFALKKTATPHTLSQSQSERANKTNNKMDQVLSKLRQTFTSMRSDDDVLFPWKWKRASQTPSLSGSSEISDITVESSQKLEQQEQKKGMLLMDNEKETEGTNRWTTKNRYSVIPPSAAGSTVAGDERYIWSDQSTQETDQAKQTAYAEHMENKPHLTTTRPTTHQLNFYEDNETDDKPPNQLLYCRDPSPGTIFNPSPDYPTQFRKSTSSPRSPFSPFPSLSPASQFSSMDFTDDNVFFSPKLQRQRESPSPCEPGDGIRLGGSRRSRASTGPPSAGPGQDKEHLASSYADLKYGIEPGRSFSVSSVLSSRPSGPGRISTGSRFMSVGDLTDSALKCQDIRKDLDQWSITPDWTTDYDFQPSKDHQLSYFPSDPGKMRSRSLPRSLTRRLANSSSEVLTSPPVTTTTPKAARRWSPNMNTSHFAWDTEGPPTPPPTPPLSPVSRPMSKPPSLSSPPFAISSGASQQVDNLSPRGLLPSRGYVSNLSTFEESSDSSSDTTTDDEYYLDTCEEKETEL, encoded by the exons ATGTCAACAAGTGACGCAGGAGAGTTGGAGCGCAGAGttggaggagtaggaggaggaggaggaggaggagagacagcgaCGCCTCTCCTCGGGACAGCGCGAGCAATCGGCCGAGCAACGCGGACGACAAGCGCAAG agaACAGCAGAATGAAAAGATCAGTGAACGGTTCCAGCAGAAGAATCATGATGATGATCATAATGAAGAAACTGGAAAGCAGTGTCACTCATCAGCCATCAGACAGGAAGATGCACACAAAG CACTAATATTAAGGACATATCGACTAAAAAACGAAGAGGCCGCTCATTGTGTTGAGTCCAAGGTCCAAAACCAGAAGCCCACTGGACCCAGATTCACCTCCTGCCTCCACCTTAGACTCTCCAGAAACGCAGACCTTGACAAGCCAGAGCTAAGACTCGAGACGAATTTAGGCCCTTGTTTTCACAG TTTAACTGAAGCACAGCAGGCGGAGACTGACAACCACAGCTGTCAG GTTAATGGACAGGCGTCACCAGCCCACACCATTGTAAAGAAAGTCAGTGACTCTACATTATCTGAAAGGATACCATTTCCAgccaagaagaaagaagaggtcATCCCAGATGTTTGCAATGAACTAGAGACAACCAGGGACTTGAGTATAACTCACAGTTTCTCAAATGGGGAGTTTGGATCACATGAGTTTAATGGCTTGTTCATATTTCCATGTGGGCCACAACCAACGAGTGATGCTAGATCAGTTGAGTTTGAGGAATATATAAAAGACCATACAAGGTTTGAGACGCAGACTGATCTTGTGGAACTATCCAACCCTACGAGAACCATGTTGTCTTCCACTGTGGTAACAGTTCTTGGTTCACACCGGAATGGCCGGCTAAGACGGAACAAAAGACCTGAATTGACAGGCAATTTGGAGGCCCAGGGGAGTTTACAAGATGTGACAAACACTCCGGCAAACCGTGCCCATGAACGCTTTCAGGAGACTGGAGAAAGCTCATTGACAGATGGATCCCAAGTGCAACCAAGGGTGCCATTTCTGGGTACCAGGAGGAATACTTTGGGCTGGTCAACAAAGAGCGGACCTGCAAGCTTTAACTATGAATCTAAGAGGAAAATGATTCATAGTGTCTCCTTGGATGTGAGCTTTGGAAGGatgaacaataaaaacatgtatgGAGGTGCTGTAAGCCCTGTTaccacagctgcacctcctctgtctcctcctttccttGAACCAAACGAACAAAGGAGGAATCCACACACAGATCATCAAGGAGGATCTCTAAGCTCAAAACCAACAACCAGCAGTATGCTTCTGTCTTTAAGAAGAATCAACTCAAATGGCAAGAAAACTAATGCTGCTTCCCCCAtccttgagaaaaaaaaggtgcctCCAAGCAGTTCGCCACATGATCAAGATGGAAAATTGTTCACAACACACCTTTCTCAAAACtttctcaataataataatggacaAGAGAGGTCAAAGCCTCTCGTCTCTTCATCGTCCCTTTCTTATAGGACAACTGATACTCGGCCATGCTTCTTTTCAGCATTACCTACAAGCGAAGAAACACCCTTTTCCCAACAAGCTCAAACAATGTCTAAGACCGAGTCCAGTCTTTCATGTTTCAAAAACGCTAATGCAATTAGAGGGCCAACAGAGAGGCGAGATAACTGCAAGGGTTTAGACAATACTACTAATCTATTGTCGGAGAGCTCTGCCTCTTCAACAAGACATTCCCTCCTAAATACCCATTCCCTCTCTAGAAGGACCGCCCTCACAGCCACTTCCTTTTGGAAACAAGTTACCCAGGAAGGCAGTTCCCCTCTAACTGTCAATAATATCACAAACCTCAAGGAAAAATCAAACACATCCTTAGTTCCACCCTGTAATGATAATAGAGACTTGGCCTCTCCAAGTCAAACTAACACGAACAGATGTCGTAGTCAAATCCCCAATAACGGAGACAACAATACCACAACAGATTCAGTTTGCAAAGGTAACATGAACCTTGTTATGAAAAAACAGGGAGGAACTGAGGATTCACGTGACCACAGATCAGAAAGTCTTGTCAAACAGCAATATGGCTCCAATTTGAACAACAGCGAACCACAAAAACCTCATCATTTGGCTGATGTTCTATCTCGTTCTAAAATGAACAGAGCTAAAGAGCCAACAATGCCGAGTCATCCTCCCAAAGATCTCAGTAGGCATGATGTAAATACTAGTTCATTTACACCAAACATAACTGAACTACTACCTACTTGGCTAAATACCAAGAGCTCAAATACACCCACTGAGAGCAGCAGCATGTACAATAATGATTATTGCACATCCAAAACCAACAGCACCCCTGCATCTTCACACAAGGACTCTCAAAAGTTTACCAAACCGCCTCTTTCTCTTGCGACTACCAACACTCTTAATAGTCAAGCTCTTACCTCAAAAACTATCTCTGGTCTACCCCTGACCACAAACACTAACACTACTTCCTCCAGCCACTCTAATCCCGTTGAATTACAGACCAAACTTTGCACTTCACGATACACTGACTCTTCTTCCCAAACACCCAAATTCACCAACACAGCCCATGCCCCACTTTTTGGCTTTGAAAGAAGCTTTGCTTCTGTTCACAAGCCTTTTCTTACCTCTCCTACTGTAACTCATGCCATTGTATCTTCTCCCACCACTATCCCGGTTTCCTCTATCTCAACCCCACCTGCCACCCCTATCATTATCAGCTCCAACGACTCAGTCACTTCCAGTAAGGAGAGAAAGACATTCTCAAACAGCCCAGAAAGCGACCCAAATAAACTGCACTGTGTAGAAggaaagagagtgagaagagTAACATGGGAGGACTCTGTGGATCTGAAGCATTCTGAGCCTGTGACAGGGGAGAAGCCAGAGATATTTCAAGTCCCAACGAGTTCCAGCTCTCCACAAGGTGGCACGGCGCCGTCCATCTTTTCCCTTCGCAGATCAAGCAGTCCAACTACAAACGCATCTCATCTTTGCTCCGCTAGCCCAAAAACCTCCAGCTTACAGgtggagaaaggagagaagtaTCGATCCTTGTCATCTGACTCTGCTTATTTAGCATCCAGAGAGCAAACACCCAGTGGCACTATGATCTTTGACCAGAGAAGACGGGACGTTACAACAACCAGGCACGAGAGGACACTCTCAGCGGAGTCTGCCACACTTCAGGGccattcttctgctcctctctccctcccgtcTGACTTTTCAAGTGGTTATAAGCTTCGCTATAGCTCCCCACCTTACTCCACTCTCGTATCAACCAGGTCAACACAGGGAGAAACTAAGACTATATTACCCAGATCACCCCTCTTCCAACAGTCTCAGTCAAATTATACGCCACATCTTTCTATATGTACTGATTCAGTTGGAGCAATGACCTTGCCCACGGCAAAACCTCCTCTGTTACCTATCAGCTTCCCCCTGCCTTTATCTTTGCCTTTCCAAATCAAAACCACCACCAAAAGAAATGCAAAGTTTGGTGTTTCAGAAACTGATCAAGTCAACAACGATCACAGCAAGAGCAACAGCCGAGATTGCCAGAATTGTCCGGTATTACTTGTCGACAACAGACTTCATGAAGCACACGACTCATTCTCAAAATGTTTAACTGAGACATTGGTGTACAGTATTGCATCTAAAGTAGATACAGCTACAGCTGCCCCAAGGACGACCACACCTAAACATTTGCGCCataccgcacacacacaggctcctgTGGAGACCAAGTTAAGTCAACAGTCACACAGAATGCAAAGTGAGGTGGCTGCAAGAGAACCACATCGTCATTCAGATCTGAGTTCCAGTGGTAGCAGTTCAAGCTCTAACGGAAGAATGAAGGAGAATGTACTCTGTAAAGGCAGATTGTTTTCAGTGGAGAGCAACAACGAACAAAGTCCAAAGAAAAGTCGGTTTGCACTGAAGAAAACTGCCACGCCACACACTTTGTCACAATCCCAGTCAGAGAGGGCCAACAAGACTAATAACAAAATGGACCAGGTCCTTAGCAAGCTGAGACAAACATTCACCTCCATGCGGTCTGACGATGATGTATTATTTCCATGGAAATGGAAGCGAGCTTCTCAAACACCTTCTCTTAGTGGATCAAGTGAAATTAGTGATATCACTGTTGAGAGTTCTCAAAAGCTAGAGCAGCAAGAGCAGAAGAAAGGGATGTTGCTTATGGACAATGAGAAGGAAACAGAGGGTACCAATAGATGGACAACCAAAAACAGATACTCTGTCATACCACCCTCAGCTGCTGGGAGTACGGTGGCGGGAGATGAGCGTTACATTTGGTCAGACCAATCAACTCAGGAAACTGACCAAGCCAAGCAAACTGCTTATGCAGAACACATGGAAAACAAACCTCATCTGACAACAACCAGGCCAACAACACACCAATTAAACTTTTACGAAGACAACGAGACGGATGACAAACCACCAAACCAACTCCTCTATTGTAGAGATCCCAGTCCTGGTACGATCTTTAACCCCTCTCCTGATTACCCCACCCAGTTCAGGAAGTCCACATCCAGCCCCAGGAGCCCCTTCTCCCCATTCCCCTCTCTTTCCCCTGCCTCCCAATTTTCCTCAATGGATTTTACAGATGACAATGTATTCTTCAGCCCAAAGCTACAGCGTCAGAGAGAATCCCCCTCACCGTGTGAACCAGGAGATGGAATCCGCCTGGGGGGTTCAAGAAGAAGCCGggcatctactggtcctccaaGTGCAGGTCCAGGACAGGACAAGGAACACTTGGCATCCTCCTATGCAGACTTAAAGTATGGCATTGAGCCTGGGAGGTCGTTTTCTGTGAGTTCGGTACTGTCCAGTCGTCCCTCAGGGCCTGGGCGCATCTCCACTGGATCCCGGTTCATGAGTGTGGGTGACCTAACTGACTCTGCATTAAAGTGTCAAGACATTCGCAAGGACTTGGATCAGTGGTCTATTACTCCTGATTGGACCACAGACTATGATTTCCAGCCCAGTAAGGACCATCAACTGTCATATTTCCCTAGTGACCCTGGTAAAATGAGATCAAGATCTCTTCCTCGATCACTGACTAGGCGCTTAGCAAATTCGAGCTCAGAAGTCTTAACTTCTCCACCTGTAACAACTACAACCCCAAAGGCAGCCCGCCGTTGGAGCCCTAACATGAACACTTCTCACTTTGCATGGGATACAGAAGGTCCTCCGACCCCTCCTCCAACCCCGCCGCTGTCACCAGTGTCCAGACCCATGTCAAAACCTCCCAGCctttcctccccccccttcGCCATTTCATCAGGCGCATCACAGCAAGTGGACAACTTGTCTCCCAGAGGGCTTTTGCCCTCCAGAGGTTATGTATCCAACCTTAGTACCTTTGAGGAGTCTTCAGACAGCAGCTCAGACACGACAACAGATGATGAATATTACTTAGATACATGtgaagaaaaagagacagaattGTGA
- the zmp:0000000991 gene encoding mucin-2 isoform X2 → MLSSTVVTVLGSHRNGRLRRNKRPELTGNLEAQGSLQDVTNTPANRAHERFQETGESSLTDGSQVQPRVPFLGTRRNTLGWSTKSGPASFNYESKRKMIHSVSLDVSFGRMNNKNMYGGAVSPVTTAAPPLSPPFLEPNEQRRNPHTDHQGGSLSSKPTTSSMLLSLRRINSNGKKTNAASPILEKKKVPPSSSPHDQDGKLFTTHLSQNFLNNNNGQERSKPLVSSSSLSYRTTDTRPCFFSALPTSEETPFSQQAQTMSKTESSLSCFKNANAIRGPTERRDNCKGLDNTTNLLSESSASSTRHSLLNTHSLSRRTALTATSFWKQVTQEGSSPLTVNNITNLKEKSNTSLVPPCNDNRDLASPSQTNTNRCRSQIPNNGDNNTTTDSVCKGNMNLVMKKQGGTEDSRDHRSESLVKQQYGSNLNNSEPQKPHHLADVLSRSKMNRAKEPTMPSHPPKDLSRHDVNTSSFTPNITELLPTWLNTKSSNTPTESSSMYNNDYCTSKTNSTPASSHKDSQKFTKPPLSLATTNTLNSQALTSKTISGLPLTTNTNTTSSSHSNPVELQTKLCTSRYTDSSSQTPKFTNTAHAPLFGFERSFASVHKPFLTSPTVTHAIVSSPTTIPVSSISTPPATPIIISSNDSVTSSKERKTFSNSPESDPNKLHCVEGKRVRRVTWEDSVDLKHSEPVTGEKPEIFQVPTSSSSPQGGTAPSIFSLRRSSSPTTNASHLCSASPKTSSLQVEKGEKYRSLSSDSAYLASREQTPSGTMIFDQRRRDVTTTRHERTLSAESATLQGHSSAPLSLPSDFSSGYKLRYSSPPYSTLVSTRSTQGETKTILPRSPLFQQSQSNYTPHLSICTDSVGAMTLPTAKPPLLPISFPLPLSLPFQIKTTTKRNAKFGVSETDQVNNDHSKSNSRDCQNCPVLLVDNRLHEAHDSFSKCLTETLVYSIASKVDTATAAPRTTTPKHLRHTAHTQAPVETKLSQQSHRMQSEVAAREPHRHSDLSSSGSSSSSNGRMKENVLCKGRLFSVESNNEQSPKKSRFALKKTATPHTLSQSQSERANKTNNKMDQVLSKLRQTFTSMRSDDDVLFPWKWKRASQTPSLSGSSEISDITVESSQKLEQQEQKKGMLLMDNEKETEGTNRWTTKNRYSVIPPSAAGSTVAGDERYIWSDQSTQETDQAKQTAYAEHMENKPHLTTTRPTTHQLNFYEDNETDDKPPNQLLYCRDPSPGTIFNPSPDYPTQFRKSTSSPRSPFSPFPSLSPASQFSSMDFTDDNVFFSPKLQRQRESPSPCEPGDGIRLGGSRRSRASTGPPSAGPGQDKEHLASSYADLKYGIEPGRSFSVSSVLSSRPSGPGRISTGSRFMSVGDLTDSALKCQDIRKDLDQWSITPDWTTDYDFQPSKDHQLSYFPSDPGKMRSRSLPRSLTRRLANSSSEVLTSPPVTTTTPKAARRWSPNMNTSHFAWDTEGPPTPPPTPPLSPVSRPMSKPPSLSSPPFAISSGASQQVDNLSPRGLLPSRGYVSNLSTFEESSDSSSDTTTDDEYYLDTCEEKETEL, encoded by the coding sequence ATGTTGTCTTCCACTGTGGTAACAGTTCTTGGTTCACACCGGAATGGCCGGCTAAGACGGAACAAAAGACCTGAATTGACAGGCAATTTGGAGGCCCAGGGGAGTTTACAAGATGTGACAAACACTCCGGCAAACCGTGCCCATGAACGCTTTCAGGAGACTGGAGAAAGCTCATTGACAGATGGATCCCAAGTGCAACCAAGGGTGCCATTTCTGGGTACCAGGAGGAATACTTTGGGCTGGTCAACAAAGAGCGGACCTGCAAGCTTTAACTATGAATCTAAGAGGAAAATGATTCATAGTGTCTCCTTGGATGTGAGCTTTGGAAGGatgaacaataaaaacatgtatgGAGGTGCTGTAAGCCCTGTTaccacagctgcacctcctctgtctcctcctttccttGAACCAAACGAACAAAGGAGGAATCCACACACAGATCATCAAGGAGGATCTCTAAGCTCAAAACCAACAACCAGCAGTATGCTTCTGTCTTTAAGAAGAATCAACTCAAATGGCAAGAAAACTAATGCTGCTTCCCCCAtccttgagaaaaaaaaggtgcctCCAAGCAGTTCGCCACATGATCAAGATGGAAAATTGTTCACAACACACCTTTCTCAAAACtttctcaataataataatggacaAGAGAGGTCAAAGCCTCTCGTCTCTTCATCGTCCCTTTCTTATAGGACAACTGATACTCGGCCATGCTTCTTTTCAGCATTACCTACAAGCGAAGAAACACCCTTTTCCCAACAAGCTCAAACAATGTCTAAGACCGAGTCCAGTCTTTCATGTTTCAAAAACGCTAATGCAATTAGAGGGCCAACAGAGAGGCGAGATAACTGCAAGGGTTTAGACAATACTACTAATCTATTGTCGGAGAGCTCTGCCTCTTCAACAAGACATTCCCTCCTAAATACCCATTCCCTCTCTAGAAGGACCGCCCTCACAGCCACTTCCTTTTGGAAACAAGTTACCCAGGAAGGCAGTTCCCCTCTAACTGTCAATAATATCACAAACCTCAAGGAAAAATCAAACACATCCTTAGTTCCACCCTGTAATGATAATAGAGACTTGGCCTCTCCAAGTCAAACTAACACGAACAGATGTCGTAGTCAAATCCCCAATAACGGAGACAACAATACCACAACAGATTCAGTTTGCAAAGGTAACATGAACCTTGTTATGAAAAAACAGGGAGGAACTGAGGATTCACGTGACCACAGATCAGAAAGTCTTGTCAAACAGCAATATGGCTCCAATTTGAACAACAGCGAACCACAAAAACCTCATCATTTGGCTGATGTTCTATCTCGTTCTAAAATGAACAGAGCTAAAGAGCCAACAATGCCGAGTCATCCTCCCAAAGATCTCAGTAGGCATGATGTAAATACTAGTTCATTTACACCAAACATAACTGAACTACTACCTACTTGGCTAAATACCAAGAGCTCAAATACACCCACTGAGAGCAGCAGCATGTACAATAATGATTATTGCACATCCAAAACCAACAGCACCCCTGCATCTTCACACAAGGACTCTCAAAAGTTTACCAAACCGCCTCTTTCTCTTGCGACTACCAACACTCTTAATAGTCAAGCTCTTACCTCAAAAACTATCTCTGGTCTACCCCTGACCACAAACACTAACACTACTTCCTCCAGCCACTCTAATCCCGTTGAATTACAGACCAAACTTTGCACTTCACGATACACTGACTCTTCTTCCCAAACACCCAAATTCACCAACACAGCCCATGCCCCACTTTTTGGCTTTGAAAGAAGCTTTGCTTCTGTTCACAAGCCTTTTCTTACCTCTCCTACTGTAACTCATGCCATTGTATCTTCTCCCACCACTATCCCGGTTTCCTCTATCTCAACCCCACCTGCCACCCCTATCATTATCAGCTCCAACGACTCAGTCACTTCCAGTAAGGAGAGAAAGACATTCTCAAACAGCCCAGAAAGCGACCCAAATAAACTGCACTGTGTAGAAggaaagagagtgagaagagTAACATGGGAGGACTCTGTGGATCTGAAGCATTCTGAGCCTGTGACAGGGGAGAAGCCAGAGATATTTCAAGTCCCAACGAGTTCCAGCTCTCCACAAGGTGGCACGGCGCCGTCCATCTTTTCCCTTCGCAGATCAAGCAGTCCAACTACAAACGCATCTCATCTTTGCTCCGCTAGCCCAAAAACCTCCAGCTTACAGgtggagaaaggagagaagtaTCGATCCTTGTCATCTGACTCTGCTTATTTAGCATCCAGAGAGCAAACACCCAGTGGCACTATGATCTTTGACCAGAGAAGACGGGACGTTACAACAACCAGGCACGAGAGGACACTCTCAGCGGAGTCTGCCACACTTCAGGGccattcttctgctcctctctccctcccgtcTGACTTTTCAAGTGGTTATAAGCTTCGCTATAGCTCCCCACCTTACTCCACTCTCGTATCAACCAGGTCAACACAGGGAGAAACTAAGACTATATTACCCAGATCACCCCTCTTCCAACAGTCTCAGTCAAATTATACGCCACATCTTTCTATATGTACTGATTCAGTTGGAGCAATGACCTTGCCCACGGCAAAACCTCCTCTGTTACCTATCAGCTTCCCCCTGCCTTTATCTTTGCCTTTCCAAATCAAAACCACCACCAAAAGAAATGCAAAGTTTGGTGTTTCAGAAACTGATCAAGTCAACAACGATCACAGCAAGAGCAACAGCCGAGATTGCCAGAATTGTCCGGTATTACTTGTCGACAACAGACTTCATGAAGCACACGACTCATTCTCAAAATGTTTAACTGAGACATTGGTGTACAGTATTGCATCTAAAGTAGATACAGCTACAGCTGCCCCAAGGACGACCACACCTAAACATTTGCGCCataccgcacacacacaggctcctgTGGAGACCAAGTTAAGTCAACAGTCACACAGAATGCAAAGTGAGGTGGCTGCAAGAGAACCACATCGTCATTCAGATCTGAGTTCCAGTGGTAGCAGTTCAAGCTCTAACGGAAGAATGAAGGAGAATGTACTCTGTAAAGGCAGATTGTTTTCAGTGGAGAGCAACAACGAACAAAGTCCAAAGAAAAGTCGGTTTGCACTGAAGAAAACTGCCACGCCACACACTTTGTCACAATCCCAGTCAGAGAGGGCCAACAAGACTAATAACAAAATGGACCAGGTCCTTAGCAAGCTGAGACAAACATTCACCTCCATGCGGTCTGACGATGATGTATTATTTCCATGGAAATGGAAGCGAGCTTCTCAAACACCTTCTCTTAGTGGATCAAGTGAAATTAGTGATATCACTGTTGAGAGTTCTCAAAAGCTAGAGCAGCAAGAGCAGAAGAAAGGGATGTTGCTTATGGACAATGAGAAGGAAACAGAGGGTACCAATAGATGGACAACCAAAAACAGATACTCTGTCATACCACCCTCAGCTGCTGGGAGTACGGTGGCGGGAGATGAGCGTTACATTTGGTCAGACCAATCAACTCAGGAAACTGACCAAGCCAAGCAAACTGCTTATGCAGAACACATGGAAAACAAACCTCATCTGACAACAACCAGGCCAACAACACACCAATTAAACTTTTACGAAGACAACGAGACGGATGACAAACCACCAAACCAACTCCTCTATTGTAGAGATCCCAGTCCTGGTACGATCTTTAACCCCTCTCCTGATTACCCCACCCAGTTCAGGAAGTCCACATCCAGCCCCAGGAGCCCCTTCTCCCCATTCCCCTCTCTTTCCCCTGCCTCCCAATTTTCCTCAATGGATTTTACAGATGACAATGTATTCTTCAGCCCAAAGCTACAGCGTCAGAGAGAATCCCCCTCACCGTGTGAACCAGGAGATGGAATCCGCCTGGGGGGTTCAAGAAGAAGCCGggcatctactggtcctccaaGTGCAGGTCCAGGACAGGACAAGGAACACTTGGCATCCTCCTATGCAGACTTAAAGTATGGCATTGAGCCTGGGAGGTCGTTTTCTGTGAGTTCGGTACTGTCCAGTCGTCCCTCAGGGCCTGGGCGCATCTCCACTGGATCCCGGTTCATGAGTGTGGGTGACCTAACTGACTCTGCATTAAAGTGTCAAGACATTCGCAAGGACTTGGATCAGTGGTCTATTACTCCTGATTGGACCACAGACTATGATTTCCAGCCCAGTAAGGACCATCAACTGTCATATTTCCCTAGTGACCCTGGTAAAATGAGATCAAGATCTCTTCCTCGATCACTGACTAGGCGCTTAGCAAATTCGAGCTCAGAAGTCTTAACTTCTCCACCTGTAACAACTACAACCCCAAAGGCAGCCCGCCGTTGGAGCCCTAACATGAACACTTCTCACTTTGCATGGGATACAGAAGGTCCTCCGACCCCTCCTCCAACCCCGCCGCTGTCACCAGTGTCCAGACCCATGTCAAAACCTCCCAGCctttcctccccccccttcGCCATTTCATCAGGCGCATCACAGCAAGTGGACAACTTGTCTCCCAGAGGGCTTTTGCCCTCCAGAGGTTATGTATCCAACCTTAGTACCTTTGAGGAGTCTTCAGACAGCAGCTCAGACACGACAACAGATGATGAATATTACTTAGATACATGtgaagaaaaagagacagaattGTGA